The Equus przewalskii isolate Varuska chromosome 5, EquPr2, whole genome shotgun sequence genome window below encodes:
- the LPAR5 gene encoding lysophosphatidic acid receptor 5, with the protein MLANSLANISTNDSVTLCPDHRPTHRLHMVGYSLVLAAGLPLNALALWVFLRALRVHSVVSVYMCNLAASDLLFTLSLPVRLSYYALHYWPSSDFLCQTAGAIFQINMYGSCIFLTLINVDRYVAIVHPLRLRHLRRPRVARLFCLGVWALILVFAVPIILVHRPSTCSYRGRPVRLCFESFSDKLWKSRLLPLVLLAEALGFLLPLVAVVYSSGRVFWTLARFDATQSHRRRKTVRLLLANLVIFLLCFVPYNATLAVYGLLRSNLVVASTAARDQVRSVLMVMVLLASANCVLDPLVYYFSADGFRNTLRGLGTPLRARTLATNGAQGTLAERPTETIRTTGPLAASQELLRPFNPGRPFTQRPEDSAL; encoded by the coding sequence ATGTTGGCCAACTCATTGGCCAACATTTCTACCAACGACTCTGTTACCCTGTGCCCTGACCACCGGCCCACCCACCGCCTGCACATGGTGGGCTACAGCCTGGTGCTGGCCGCAGGGCTCCCCCTCAACGCGCTGGCCCTCTGGGTCTTCCTGCGCGCGCTGCGCGTGCATTCCGTGGTAAGCGTGTACATGTGCAACCTGGCAGCCAGTGACCTGCTTTTCACCCTCTCGCTGCCCGTGCGCCTCTCCTACTACGCGCTGCACTACTGGCCCTCCTCGGACTTCCTGTGCCAGACAGCGGGCGCCATCTTCCAGATAAACATGTACGGCAGCTGCATCTTCCTGACACTCATCAACGTGGACCGCTATGTCGCCATCGTGCACCCGCTGCGGCTGCGCCACCTGCGGCGGCCCCGCGTGGCACGGCTGTTCTGCCTCGGCGTGTGGGCGCTCATCCTGGTGTTcgccgtgcccatcatcctcgtGCACAGGCCGTCGACCTGCAGCTACCGTGGCCGCCCGGTGCGCCTGTGCTTCGAGAGCTTCAGCGACAAGCTGTGGAAGAGCAGGCTGCTGCCGCTCGTGCTGCTGGCGGAGGCGCTGGGCTTCCTGCTGCCCCTAGTGGCGGTGGTCTACTCGTCGGGCCGGGTCTTCTGGACCCTGGCGCGGTTCGACGCCACGCAGAGCCATCGGCGGCGGAAGACCGTGCGCCTCCTGCTGGCTAACCTCGTCATCTTCCTGCTGTGCTTCGTGCCCTACAACGCCACGCTGGCAGTCTACGGGCTGCTGCGGAGCAACCTGGTGGTGGCGAGCACCGCGGCCCGCGATCAGGTGCGCTCGGTGCTGATGGTGATGGTGCTGTTGGCCAGCGCCAACTGCGTGTTGGACCCGCTGGTGTACTACTTCAGCGCCGACGGTTTCCGCAACACCCTGCGCGGCCTGGGCACTCCGCTCAGGGCCAGGACCTTGGCCACCAACGGTGCTCAGGGGACACTCGCTGAACGGCCCACTGAGACCATCCGCACCACTGGGCCGCTCGCCGCCAGTCAGGAGCTGCTCAGGCCCTTCAACCCCGGGAGGCCCTTTACCCAGCGCCCGGAAGATTCGGCCCTCTGA